The genomic window CAAAGGGTTTTGATGCAATTAGGAAGATGCTGATGTTGTaacttttcatatttttgtaggAGTCTTACCCTTCAACCCCACCAATATGGTTCGTTGATTCAGATGATCCAAGTCTGACTGAAGTCCTTGAACGCCTAGAGGATGTCAGAAAAGGCAATACTTTGGTAAGGAGGTGTTTTCTCTACCTGAGATGGGATCATCAAAATGCAGTGATAAATAAGTATTTTAATGTAcattactgtttaaaagttgTGGGTCAGTAggtttttttgaaagaaattattacttttactcagcaaagatgcattaaattgacaagtgacagacttttacattgttacaaaaatctatttcaaatgcACTTATATTCAtctgaatcctgaaaaacaaatCACATTTCCACATACATATTAAGTAGCACAGCTgtattcaacattgataataataagaaatgtttcaccaaatcagcatattagaatgatttctgaaggatcatgtgacactgaagactggagtaatgatgctgaaaattcagcttagcatcacagggataaattacatttttaaaatatgttaaaatagaaaaaagttattttaaattgtaataatatttcacaatattattgttaagcaaataaatgcagccttggtgagcatttgagacttctttttttcttttagtcaAAATTGATAATATTGATTGCGAGGGAAACTACTATTTTCAACTATTATTTTCACAGATTTGTCCAGATCTATTAATTTATtccaaaaatacattaaacatGCCATACATATACATGTAGTGACCTGAAATCCTCTCTATGatgaacatgtttttaattttttaaaaaaaaaactgtcaggTTGATGGAACTCTTAATATCatagaaatataaaacatagatatttgaaaatattaatgATTAATATGTCTGCACTGGTGTaatggaaattacatttttataatcatTTAATTCAAGCTTTTGTTAAATGGTTTAGTAGTTTGTCAAATTCATATGAAACCCACAAGAATAGAGTACATTTCTAAGAACTTGGAACATTATTTTTAACAGAATCTTTTAGCAGGGctcaacgctaaggattttttcttGGCTTTCATGGATTAAATTTGTACTTGCCCTGCCAAACTTTTCACTGGCCTATCCACAAAACAATTTACTATGAAGTAATATGTTTTCATTGTTTATGACCTATGTAACCTTAATAAATAAGGTTATCACACCAAAAAATACTAGCCttagtaaaatacattttataatattgttTAAGATGAGTAAACAGTAattaaataagaacaaataatcaaattgcaagcaatagcacaaataaatacaaaacataaattaaataaacagtgcttctCAGGATTTTCAGTAAGGTTTAACAATAGTTTTCAGATAGAGAAattgaatcaaatgtaaaataatactgcatagtgttgttgttttttctttgtttattattaagcaggcagcaggtttattaggctgctgtcactttaagagcaaaTGCATGATTCCAatgtactgttacacatgcTTTTTATTTCTCAACTGTCTGTGTTCACATATCTGACTGTTTATGAGGAACTCACAaagacataattttgtgtgaatttgtccattcaagtgcaagaagatgtgaaagagaactcaatttagtatgTCTGAGACATGGCATTCTGGGCATGCGTTTTTGGATGTGTGCGCACATAAAACCTCTTAAAAAGTGTGCTagtactgaattgagttctcttttgcgTCATCTTGCACTTGAATATTCAAATTGGCGAGGCTTAAAAACACGGGCACATgattaaataataaacttttataaCAATGCAGCAATGCTTGACGCAGCTTTGTCAACCGTTTCGAACGTCGTGTACGCTGGCGCCGGGCCATCAGGTAGTCCTTATTAGGGGCTTTTGCAccgaatagttctaggaactagccactaggATAGTATCTATGTTTTTGgccatgttcctggttgcattcgcaccgGGAATAGAAACTGAAGCAGCCGACAGTGGCGTCTTTAAGCGTGGCGTTTACAAACGCTAAAAACTGGTGGATGGAGGAtgctgtgatcaaagctgtgGAATGTAAGCACCTGATTTACATGACTGAGAGAGCAAAAAGTGGGACTAGAGACAAAATATCCTATCCCATCTCATTGAGGCAGAGAAACACAACCCTGCAGACAACAGGTAAATGCCGTTATCGCAACAGGTAAATGCCGTACTCGCgtcactgatagttcctatagCGCTGGTCTAGACcgtactctgaagtaggagctaatttagttcccaGAACTAAAATCGTTCCTAGTTCCTGCGGCACGAACACCGCAAAATCTGggtacttcagccaatagttctaggaactatgaaaaggttcctccggtgcgaaagcccctattgTCGAGCCCTGTTTTATAATGTACAGTCTTATTTTAGATTGACCTGAATATGATTATGTGCcataatcatgcagctctaatcCATAATGAAACCAAATCCACATATTGGTCGgcatgagactttttttttttatctgaacaCATTTTATCTTGCATTCTTTTCTATAACCCAATGGTTGATAGTAGATTAGCTGTTTTATTTTAGTCAGAGGGTAAAAAGTTGGACAGTTTTTGTCAAATAAAGTTACTCACCATTTGTTACCAATTTTTCTTCTTATGCAGCTCCTACAGCAGCTGAAAAGGCTGATCTGTGATTTATGCCGACTCTATAACCTGCCCCAGCATCCTGATGTGGAGATGCTGGATCAGCCACTTCCTGCTGGACCCATCAATCAAGACAAGAAGGTAGCCCAAATCAGCACAGACCTGCATAGTCTTCTTACACTCCTTCCTTCTCCCCTGTTCTTAATGAGTATGAGCGGATGCAaactttttgtttcatgttctTGTTGTTCCCAGCATGGAACAACAGATGAAGTGACAtcagaagaagaggaggaagaggaaatgGCAGAGGTATTAAGCTTTGGGGGATGCGATGTTTTCTTTACGATTCCGGTTATGACAAAAAAGACTAGTTGATACCTAACACGTTCTTTTGTTTGTTGCTGTGGCAGCAGGATATTGAAGATCTAGACCACTATGACATGAAAGAGGAACCAGTTGATGGTAAAAAGTCGGAGGACGATGGCATCGAGAAGGAGAATCTGGCCATTCTGGAGAAAATCCGCAAGAACCAGAGGCAGGACCACTTGAACGTAAGTGTCCATTCGGTAAGGTACCTTTTTTATATAACTTTGGGGTTGGGTGGAGCACTTTTAAAAAAGCAGTTTATTTGACTTGGTTAATAGCAGTGACTACTAGATCCTCTCCTTATGTGTAATATAATGCCTAATAGcaaatgattttgtttatttacaagtagggtcagatttttttgtttgcaaaTGCTCTCATTTATCAAAGAATAATTTGAAAGATTGCACCTTGTAGTGGTATTATATGTTCCCTAAATGCTACTTTGTTGGTCTCTTAGGGTGCGGTGTCTGGTTCAGTTCAGGCCTCTGACCGCCTCATGAAGGAACTCAGGGAGATCTATAGATCACAGAGTTATAAGACAGGTAATTTTGGTTTTGCAGTACAGAAATGACATTTCCATGTGtctgttccaaacctttatacTGCCTACGTAGGCTGTTGCCTTCTAAGGGAACATCTTACCTGTAATGGAACTTCATAAATGGCTAATTTGGTACGGTTCCCTTTTCTTTGGCTTTTCCACAAAATGTTATCTTATCTTGGAATTTGGCCACATTTTAAGTAGCTTCACTTTCGAACGTCAAGAGTGCACATGTGATGTCTTAAAATGGTTTTGGAAGTTTCAGTTAGTTTGATCTTGTTTCAGGATGCAGGACTGTTACAGATCTGTTGATCTGTTTGTTTATTCTTCCATTCTGTCTGTTCCAGGTATCTATTCAGTGGAGTTAGTCAATGATAGCCTGTATGAGTGGCATGTCAAGTTAAGGACGTAAGTGTGGTTGCGCAACATATGAAATAACTTAAAGGCTGATGATGGTTCAGATCATTCATGTGTAAAATCATTCTCCTGTGTTTTAAGGGTTGACCCAGACAGTCCGTTACACAGCGACTTGCAGGTTTTGAAGGAAAAAGAAGGCATGGACTACATTCTGCTCAATTTCTCTTATAAAGTTagtgttgttttgtttctttgttgtaCAATAAAATACAGATTGAAGATAATTTGATTGAAAGTTGAGATTATGCAACtgaagttttgttttctttgtttctgATGGCAGGATAACTTTCCTTTTGATCCTCCCTTTGTACGGGTTGTGTCTCCTGTCCTGTCTGGAGGGTGAGCACGAGAAATATTTCTAGTAAAATCCATCAGACTGGCCTGTCTATGCTAGTGttaatatggtaacactttacaataaggttcattagttaacataagttagctacattagttaacatgaactatatataatgataatgaactgcacttatacagcatttactaatctttaatgataatttcaacatttaataatacattattaaaatcatgttaacattagtgaatgcactgtgaactaacatgaacaaacaatgaacagctgtattttcattaactaacgttaacgaagattagtaaatacagtaacaaatgtattgctcattgttagtccatgttagttaatgcattaatgtttaactaatgaaccttattgtaaagtgttaccgttaatatttgtatttaaagatatgcaagatatatatataata from Chanodichthys erythropterus isolate Z2021 chromosome 24, ASM2448905v1, whole genome shotgun sequence includes these protein-coding regions:
- the ube2q2 gene encoding ubiquitin-conjugating enzyme E2 Q2 isoform X2: MSVSGLKAELKFLESIFDPNHERFRIIDWKPDELSCQFNVTGEKLLIIHCNITESYPSTPPIWFVDSDDPSLTEVLERLEDVRKGNTLLLQQLKRLICDLCRLYNLPQHPDVEMLDQPLPAGPINQDKKHGTTDEVTSEEEEEEEMAEDIEDLDHYDMKEEPVDGKKSEDDGIEKENLAILEKIRKNQRQDHLNVSVHSGAVSGSVQASDRLMKELREIYRSQSYKTGIYSVELVNDSLYEWHVKLRTVDPDSPLHSDLQVLKEKEGMDYILLNFSYKDNFPFDPPFVRVVSPVLSGGYVLGGGALCMELLTKQGWSSAYSIESVIMQINATLVKGKARVQFGANKNQYNLARAQQSYKSLVQIHEKNGWYTPPKEDG
- the ube2q2 gene encoding ubiquitin-conjugating enzyme E2 Q2 isoform X3, which codes for MSVSGLKAELKFLESIFDPNHERFRIIDWKPDELSCQFNVTGEKLLIIHCNITESYPSTPPIWFVDSDDPSLTEVLERLEDVRKGNTLLLQQLKRLICDLCRLYNLPQHPDVEMLDQPLPAGPINQDKKHGTTDEVTSEEEEEEEMAEQDIEDLDHYDMKEEPVDGKKSEDDGIEKENLAILEKIRKNQRQDHLNGAVSGSVQASDRLMKELREIYRSQSYKTGIYSVELVNDSLYEWHVKLRTVDPDSPLHSDLQVLKEKEGMDYILLNFSYKDNFPFDPPFVRVVSPVLSGGYVLGGGALCMELLTKQGWSSAYSIESVIMQINATLVKGKARVQFGANKNQYNLARAQQSYKSLVQIHEKNGWYTPPKEDG
- the ube2q2 gene encoding ubiquitin-conjugating enzyme E2 Q2 isoform X1, which encodes MSVSGLKAELKFLESIFDPNHERFRIIDWKPDELSCQFNVTGEKLLIIHCNITESYPSTPPIWFVDSDDPSLTEVLERLEDVRKGNTLLLQQLKRLICDLCRLYNLPQHPDVEMLDQPLPAGPINQDKKHGTTDEVTSEEEEEEEMAEQDIEDLDHYDMKEEPVDGKKSEDDGIEKENLAILEKIRKNQRQDHLNVSVHSGAVSGSVQASDRLMKELREIYRSQSYKTGIYSVELVNDSLYEWHVKLRTVDPDSPLHSDLQVLKEKEGMDYILLNFSYKDNFPFDPPFVRVVSPVLSGGYVLGGGALCMELLTKQGWSSAYSIESVIMQINATLVKGKARVQFGANKNQYNLARAQQSYKSLVQIHEKNGWYTPPKEDG
- the ube2q2 gene encoding ubiquitin-conjugating enzyme E2 Q2 isoform X4, yielding MSVSGLKAELKFLESIFDPNHERFRIIDWKPDELSCQFNVTGEKLLIIHCNITESYPSTPPIWFVDSDDPSLTEVLERLEDVRKGNTLLLQQLKRLICDLCRLYNLPQHPDVEMLDQPLPAGPINQDKKHGTTDEVTSEEEEEEEMAEDIEDLDHYDMKEEPVDGKKSEDDGIEKENLAILEKIRKNQRQDHLNGAVSGSVQASDRLMKELREIYRSQSYKTGIYSVELVNDSLYEWHVKLRTVDPDSPLHSDLQVLKEKEGMDYILLNFSYKDNFPFDPPFVRVVSPVLSGGYVLGGGALCMELLTKQGWSSAYSIESVIMQINATLVKGKARVQFGANKNQYNLARAQQSYKSLVQIHEKNGWYTPPKEDG